A window of the Miscanthus floridulus cultivar M001 chromosome 14, ASM1932011v1, whole genome shotgun sequence genome harbors these coding sequences:
- the LOC136504662 gene encoding ATP-dependent RNA helicase DBP3-like — protein sequence MAKGDDALARKRNRVRRKRLRSSENAVSARVAAIIASKRRRKSGKRRGCEGMCFSLPTPDDPFNERHRKKRKVDDEPTEDTAAAKDGDDPKKKVEDTAAAAGKDGDNPKKKGANTKKQQQPVAKAGAGAKSKAVRERATGAEEGRVDFDRPSKFLVVCLNAIRDAVAPEDGGGSIHGAGDWGVELWRCCSAQAPSDVLDASGACATVDQTAWLVSTACDIVARKERLGMVVSCPFLLYLVPSQEKAAQVRSICKPLKPLGIHSVSLHPGAFIEHQISGLKTCEPEFLIATPERLLELVSLKAIDISSVSMLVIDGLKCFVDHNVSDKIFSIRDTISNNPQITIFTDPSDKKVATMAKSLLRGRITKLSINDSVSSRSAFIAQHVHFCPSEELKTSKVKEILEQILQSHPKKTSKVLLVVASDQKARHMSSSLKLKNCTVIDDSQGSSFTICSSVGLMNVIVKDRENMAVTDVEEFETVLVVDLPPSVDEYVEILMGAALHVIGGEVHSIFCDTDASIAKPLAELLADCSQVVPDFLKNLEPS from the exons ATGGCGAAGGGTGACGACGCGCTGGCGCGGAAGCGCAACCGGGTGCGCCGCAAGCGCCTCCGCAGCAGCGAGAACGCTGTCTCCGCGCGGGTCGcggcaatcatcgcctccaagCGCCGCCGCAAGTCGGGGAAGCGCCGCGGCTGCGAGGGCATGTGCTTCTCGCTCCCCACGCCCGACGACCCATTCAACGAGCGCCACAGGAAGAAGCGCAAGGTCGATGACGAGCCGACCGAGGACACAGCCGCCGCCAAGGACGGCGACGACCCCAAGAAGAAGGTCGAggacacagccgccgccgccggtaagGACGGCGACAACCCCAAGAAGAAGGGCGCGAACACCAAAAAGCAGCAGCAGCCGGTGGCAAAGGCCGGGGCCGGGGCCAAGTCGAAGGCGGTTCGCGAGAGGGCtacgggcgcggaggagggccgcGTGGACTTCGACCGACCGTCCAAGTTCCTGGTGGTCTGCCTCAATGCCATCCGGGACGCGGTGGCGCCcgaggacggcggcggcagcATCCACGGCGCAGGCGACTGGGGCGTGGAGCTCTGGCGGTGCTGCTCCGCTCAGGCACCGTCCGACGTGCTCGACGCTAGCGGCGCGTGCGCCACAGTGGACCAGACAGCGTGGCTCGTCTCCACCGCCTGCGACATCGTCGCTAGGAAGGAGAGGCTTGGGATGGTCGTGTCCTGCCCCTTCCTGCTGTACCTCGTCCCATCGCAGGAGAAGGCCGCTCAG GTGCGATCGATATGCAAACCCCTGAAGCCTCTTGGGATTCATTCAGTGAGCTTGCATCCTGGCGCATTCATTGAACACCAGATCTCTGG ACTGAAAACTTGTGAGCCGGAGTTTCTTATAGCCACACCTGAGAGGCTTCTTGAACTTGTTTCGTTAAAGGCGATTGACATATCAAGTGTATCAATGCTG GTCATTGACGGACTGAAATGTTTCGTGGATCACAATGTCAGTGACAAAATATTTTCTATTAGAGACACCATATCAAACAATCCTCAGATTACTATCTTCACCGATCCATCTGACAAAAAGGTTGCAACAATGGCTAAAAGTCTACTCCGTGGAAGAATCACAAAGCTTTCTATCAATGATTCTGTTTCTTCACGAAGTGCATTTATAGCCCAGCATGTACACTTCTGTCCATCAGAGGAGCTGAAAACATCAAAG GTCAAGGAAATTCTTGAGCAGATATTGCAAAGTCATCCTAAAAAGACATCAAAGGTTCTTCTAGTAGTCGCAAGTGATCAAAAAGCGCGACACATGTCATCATCGCTTAAGCTGAAAAATTGCACAGTGATTGATGACTCACAGGGCAGCTCTTTTACCATATGCAGCAG TGTGGGGCTGATGAATGTCATTGTGAAAGATCGGGAGAACATGGCAGTGACAGATGTAGAGGAATTTGAAACAGTGTTGGTGGTGGATCTGCCTCCTTCAGTCGACGAATATGTTGAGATCCTCATGGGGGCTGCTCTTCATGTGATTGGAGGCGAAGTGCATAGTATATTCTGTGACACTGATGCTTCTATTGCGAAACCTCTGGCTGAGCTTCTTGCAGATTGCAGTCAGGTGGTGCCCGACTTTCTCAAAAACCTGGAGCCTTCATAG